From Halobacillus sp. Marseille-Q1614, the proteins below share one genomic window:
- a CDS encoding MFS transporter: MNTHRWMSRQFFSFYLTWGIFLPYFTGWMIHTKGMTVSEASLIMSLGLVIRGLSTLFVFPQLSEKFSSKTLLNGMTIGTFMALLLSIPANSFTSLLVVVLFLHFFYPTLMPALDTAAGVLVQHRQLRDYGKSRSWGSIGFVVGGMILTLFTGRFGDEVILWALLTGLFAFLCLGVLRAPDVLSEKPQADETHKGGLLQLFKVKHFGIVLIVVILLQAAHASYYNYGYIYLQEIEAPTYLIGAIINIAVIAEIIFFIMADKAFRSFSPGSLLILAALGSTIRWILVFAFPNVAVFSISQVLHACSFAMGHYAFMQYLIKNIAPAEIPKAQGIYSALALSWSTAVFTIFGGFLYEIEPGYAFLGMIVCTIPSLLVALVYKKLERKRELEAEMVG; the protein is encoded by the coding sequence ATGAACACACATCGCTGGATGAGCAGACAATTTTTTAGTTTCTATTTAACGTGGGGGATATTCCTGCCTTATTTTACAGGGTGGATGATCCATACGAAGGGAATGACGGTGTCTGAGGCAAGCTTAATTATGAGCTTAGGACTGGTGATCCGCGGTCTCTCCACCTTATTCGTCTTTCCTCAATTATCAGAGAAATTCAGCAGTAAAACATTACTGAACGGAATGACCATCGGCACATTTATGGCCCTGCTGCTATCTATTCCGGCCAATTCGTTTACGAGCTTACTTGTCGTCGTTTTATTTTTACACTTTTTCTACCCTACCCTGATGCCTGCCTTAGATACCGCGGCCGGCGTACTTGTGCAGCATAGGCAGCTGCGGGATTACGGAAAGAGCCGCTCGTGGGGCTCGATCGGATTCGTTGTCGGCGGGATGATCCTTACCCTCTTTACCGGGAGATTTGGCGATGAAGTGATTTTATGGGCCCTGCTGACCGGGCTATTTGCCTTCCTATGTCTAGGAGTCTTACGCGCCCCTGATGTTTTATCTGAAAAGCCACAAGCCGATGAGACCCATAAAGGCGGCCTGCTTCAGTTATTTAAGGTGAAGCATTTCGGCATCGTGCTGATTGTCGTCATCTTACTGCAAGCGGCCCACGCTTCTTATTACAACTATGGCTATATCTATTTACAGGAAATCGAGGCACCGACCTACTTAATTGGCGCGATCATTAACATCGCCGTTATTGCTGAAATCATATTTTTCATTATGGCCGACAAGGCCTTTCGCAGCTTCTCACCAGGCTCGCTGCTGATCCTTGCCGCCCTTGGATCCACGATACGCTGGATTCTAGTATTTGCTTTTCCAAACGTTGCGGTCTTCTCGATCTCGCAGGTGCTGCATGCCTGCTCATTTGCGATGGGGCATTACGCGTTCATGCAGTACTTAATCAAAAACATTGCGCCTGCGGAGATTCCGAAGGCACAAGGGATCTACTCAGCCTTGGCGCTTAGCTGGAGCACAGCTGTATTTACTATTTTCGGTGGATTCTTATATGAGATTGAGCCTGGGTATGCATTCTTAGGAATGATCGTATGTACGATTCCATCGCTGCTGGTGGCTTTGGTTTATAAAAAGTTGGAGAGAAAAAGAGAGCTCGAAGCTGAGATGGTGGGGTAA
- a CDS encoding malate:quinone oxidoreductase, giving the protein MSFCKYREFEREMSKQHSKTDVILIGAGIMSATLGSLLKELAPDWKVRVFERLGSAGEESSNVWNNAGTGHAALCELNYTKEQPDGSIDMTKAIKVNEQFQESQQFWSYLVKRKMIENPREFILRLPHLSFVRGAQNVEFLRKRFNTMSNNPLFQDMEFTDDPEKLKEWIPLIMNEREVKEPIAATKIDAGTDVNFGVLTRKMFDHLERENLEINYKHSVKDITRTSDGAWEVKVQDLKNDKVEYHTANFVFIGGGGGSLHLLQKTGIPESKHIGGFPISGQFMVCNNPDVVKEHHAKVYGKAEVGAPPMSVPHLDTRLIDGKSSLLFGPFAGFSPKFLKTGSLLDLITSVKKDNLVTMVAAGVKNASLTKYLIEQVIQSKEKRMEELRKFIPNAKSEDWDLVTAGQRVQVIKDTKDGGKGTLQFGTEVVTAADGSIAALLGASPGASTAVSVMLEVMERCFPQHIKEWEPKIKEMIPSYGKKLSEHPELIREIHASTAKALGLSEKSKSIDDSQYKKSI; this is encoded by the coding sequence ATTTCTTTCTGTAAATATAGGGAGTTTGAAAGGGAAATGAGTAAACAACACAGTAAAACAGACGTTATTTTAATAGGTGCAGGAATTATGAGTGCAACGTTAGGGTCGCTGTTGAAAGAACTGGCGCCCGATTGGAAGGTTCGTGTGTTTGAAAGGCTCGGCAGTGCAGGTGAAGAAAGCTCAAACGTATGGAATAATGCAGGAACCGGACACGCGGCATTATGCGAGCTGAACTACACGAAAGAGCAGCCGGACGGCTCCATCGATATGACGAAAGCGATTAAAGTAAATGAACAATTTCAGGAATCCCAGCAGTTCTGGTCCTACCTTGTGAAACGTAAGATGATCGAGAACCCTCGGGAATTCATCTTGCGTCTCCCTCACTTAAGTTTTGTACGAGGGGCACAAAACGTCGAGTTCCTAAGAAAGCGTTTCAACACGATGTCTAACAATCCCTTGTTTCAGGACATGGAATTCACCGATGACCCGGAGAAGCTGAAGGAATGGATTCCACTGATCATGAACGAACGAGAAGTGAAGGAACCGATTGCGGCAACAAAAATTGACGCTGGAACGGATGTTAACTTCGGAGTTCTGACGCGTAAAATGTTTGACCATTTAGAGAGGGAAAACCTTGAGATCAACTACAAGCATAGTGTGAAGGATATTACACGGACCAGCGATGGGGCATGGGAAGTCAAAGTCCAGGATCTAAAGAACGATAAAGTCGAATATCACACGGCTAACTTCGTCTTTATCGGCGGCGGAGGCGGAAGTCTGCATCTGCTGCAAAAAACCGGTATTCCGGAATCCAAGCATATTGGAGGATTCCCGATAAGCGGCCAATTTATGGTGTGTAATAATCCGGATGTTGTTAAAGAGCATCATGCCAAAGTGTACGGGAAAGCAGAGGTTGGAGCTCCGCCAATGTCCGTGCCGCACTTAGACACACGATTAATCGACGGAAAATCGTCCCTGCTGTTTGGACCATTTGCCGGCTTCTCACCGAAGTTCTTAAAAACGGGATCCTTGCTCGATTTAATTACATCTGTTAAAAAGGATAACCTCGTGACCATGGTAGCCGCAGGCGTAAAGAACGCCTCGTTAACCAAATACCTGATTGAGCAGGTCATTCAATCCAAAGAAAAGCGCATGGAAGAGCTGCGTAAGTTCATCCCGAACGCGAAAAGCGAAGACTGGGATCTAGTTACAGCCGGCCAGCGCGTGCAGGTCATTAAGGATACGAAAGACGGCGGCAAAGGAACTCTTCAGTTCGGTACTGAAGTGGTGACGGCAGCTGACGGCTCGATCGCTGCCTTGCTAGGCGCGTCTCCAGGCGCTTCGACCGCTGTTTCCGTCATGCTTGAAGTCATGGAAAGATGCTTCCCGCAGCACATTAAAGAATGGGAACCGAAGATCAAAGAGATGATTCCTTCTTATGGCAAGAAGTTATCCGAGCATCCAGAGCTTATTCGGGAGATTCATGCTTCCACAGCTAAGGCGCTTGGTTTAAGTGAAAAGAGCAAGTCTATCGATGATTCTCAGTATAAAAAAAGTATTTAA
- the ald gene encoding alanine dehydrogenase: protein MIIGIPKEIKNNENRVAITPAGVVALTKSGHDIIIEQGAGIGSGFEDADYSSAGATIIPEAKDVWGQAEMVMKVKEPLSSEYGYFREGLILFTYLHLAAEPALTKALVDSGVTAIAYETVEVNRTLPLLTPMSEVAGRMASQIGAQFLEKSKGGKGILLSGIPGVKRAKVTIIGGGVVGTNAAKLAVGLGADVTIIDLSADRLRQLDDQFGRDIQTLMSNPLNIAEAVKESDLVIGAVLIPGAKAPKLVTEDMIKSMSAGSVVVDVAIDQGGIIETVDKITTHDNPTYTKHGVVHYAVANMPGAVPRTSTIGLTNVTIPYAQQIANKGVVKAIEENPALALGLNTANGSVTYSAVARDLGYELASVEEALSKSTVASV, encoded by the coding sequence ATGATTATTGGTATTCCAAAGGAAATTAAGAACAACGAAAATAGGGTAGCGATTACGCCGGCGGGTGTAGTAGCACTGACAAAGAGCGGACATGACATTATTATTGAGCAGGGCGCAGGAATCGGCAGCGGCTTTGAAGATGCGGATTACTCATCAGCAGGTGCAACGATCATTCCTGAAGCTAAGGACGTATGGGGCCAGGCGGAAATGGTAATGAAGGTAAAAGAGCCGCTAAGCTCTGAATATGGCTACTTCCGCGAAGGATTAATCCTCTTCACCTACTTACACTTAGCGGCAGAACCAGCGCTTACGAAAGCGCTTGTAGACAGCGGGGTTACGGCAATTGCCTATGAAACAGTAGAAGTAAACCGTACCCTTCCATTACTTACTCCGATGAGTGAAGTAGCCGGACGCATGGCCTCACAAATCGGTGCGCAGTTCCTTGAGAAATCTAAAGGCGGAAAAGGAATCCTGCTTTCAGGGATTCCAGGGGTAAAACGTGCCAAAGTAACGATCATCGGCGGCGGTGTCGTTGGAACAAACGCGGCGAAGCTCGCTGTTGGACTTGGTGCTGACGTAACCATCATTGACCTTAGCGCAGACCGCCTTCGCCAGCTGGATGATCAGTTTGGCCGTGACATACAGACACTGATGTCCAACCCGTTAAATATCGCTGAAGCTGTAAAAGAGTCTGACCTTGTGATCGGGGCTGTTCTTATCCCGGGTGCTAAAGCTCCTAAGCTCGTAACCGAAGATATGATCAAGTCGATGTCAGCTGGATCTGTTGTCGTAGACGTTGCGATTGATCAGGGCGGTATTATCGAAACCGTCGATAAGATTACAACTCACGATAACCCAACGTATACGAAGCATGGTGTCGTTCATTACGCGGTGGCTAACATGCCTGGCGCTGTACCAAGAACTTCTACGATCGGTTTAACAAACGTAACGATCCCTTACGCCCAGCAGATTGCCAACAAAGGCGTTGTCAAAGCGATTGAAGAAAACCCGGCACTAGCGCTTGGTTTAAACACAGCGAACGGTTCTGTTACTTACAGCGCTGTCGCCCGCGACCTTGGATATGAATTAGCTTCTGTAGAAGAAGCTCTTTCCAAAAGTACGGTAGCTTCTGTTTAA
- the yeiL gene encoding transcriptional regulator YeiL, whose translation MKKINKQARLNYLKKYSISHLFSFPIEEFIEVHEYERDEWIIREGMRPDYLFYVVEGKAKIYVTYQNGKSSLINFINADEYIGEMELVNEIYYTKGVETSTKTICFAIPLHRFREQLLEDTKFLRELTKFLSIKAGKMAEKYSQSLSFPLENRLADFILQTADGEVYKEKHVTVCDFLGVSYRHLLHVLSQFCEKGYLKKQGHQYHIQNRDRLHELAGVLKNEGGL comes from the coding sequence ATGAAAAAAATCAACAAGCAGGCAAGGCTGAACTATTTAAAGAAGTACTCAATTTCCCATTTGTTCTCATTTCCGATTGAAGAGTTTATCGAAGTCCATGAATACGAGCGGGATGAATGGATCATCCGGGAAGGCATGCGCCCGGACTATTTATTTTACGTGGTGGAGGGAAAAGCGAAAATCTATGTGACGTACCAAAACGGCAAGAGCTCCCTGATCAATTTTATTAATGCCGATGAATATATCGGTGAAATGGAGCTCGTCAATGAGATATACTACACAAAAGGGGTCGAAACCTCCACGAAGACCATCTGCTTTGCGATTCCTCTTCACCGCTTCCGTGAACAGCTGCTTGAGGATACGAAATTTCTTCGCGAGCTGACGAAGTTCTTAAGTATTAAAGCCGGTAAAATGGCGGAGAAGTACTCGCAAAGTCTCTCCTTCCCGCTCGAAAACCGGCTGGCCGATTTTATCCTGCAGACCGCTGATGGAGAGGTCTATAAGGAGAAGCATGTTACGGTCTGTGATTTTCTAGGCGTCTCCTACAGACACTTACTGCACGTATTGTCCCAGTTCTGTGAGAAAGGGTATTTGAAAAAGCAAGGGCACCAGTACCATATCCAGAATCGGGATCGGTTACATGAGCTGGCAGGGGTGCTGAAGAATGAGGGAGGGTTGTGA
- a CDS encoding N-acetyltransferase: MSLSTLENAGVGTALIEKVKEHCGDCQRVWLITTNDNLNALKFYQKRGFQLRFIHRNAVEKAREIKPEIP; the protein is encoded by the coding sequence TTGTCACTCAGCACACTGGAAAACGCCGGCGTTGGAACGGCGCTGATTGAAAAAGTGAAGGAGCATTGTGGTGACTGTCAGAGAGTCTGGCTGATCACAACGAATGATAACTTAAATGCATTGAAGTTCTATCAGAAAAGAGGATTTCAGTTGAGGTTTATTCATCGAAATGCAGTGGAGAAAGCGAGAGAGATTAAGCCGGAGATCCCTTAA
- the rlmH gene encoding 23S rRNA (pseudouridine(1915)-N(3))-methyltransferase RlmH, with translation MKITIISVGKLKEKYLKQGINEYIKRLAPYAKVDIVEVPDEKAPENLSEAQMLEVKQKEGERILAKIQPDTHVITLEIEGKQLTSEKLAKQLDDLATYGKSKVAFVIGGSLGLSDEVLQRSDYGLSFSKMTFPHQLMRLMLVEQVYRAFKINRGEPYHK, from the coding sequence ATGAAAATTACCATTATCTCGGTCGGAAAACTAAAAGAAAAATACTTAAAGCAGGGCATCAACGAATACATTAAACGCCTGGCCCCCTATGCCAAGGTCGATATCGTCGAAGTCCCCGATGAAAAAGCACCCGAAAACCTAAGTGAAGCGCAAATGCTGGAAGTGAAACAGAAGGAAGGCGAGCGAATTCTCGCCAAAATCCAGCCGGATACACACGTCATTACGCTGGAGATTGAAGGCAAGCAGCTGACTTCTGAAAAACTCGCCAAGCAGCTCGATGACCTGGCGACGTATGGAAAGAGCAAGGTAGCGTTTGTAATTGGAGGATCACTGGGTCTCAGTGATGAGGTGCTGCAGCGCAGTGATTATGGACTGTCTTTTTCGAAGATGACGTTTCCTCATCAGCTGATGCGGTTGATGCTGGTGGAGCAGGTGTATCGGGCGTTTAAGATTAATCGGGGAGAACCGTACCACAAATAA
- a CDS encoding CdaR family transcriptional regulator — MNDKRQQIFHEPFDTLEEFVDAISEHLECPVTIEDANHHLLAYSSHDDQTDSARVRTIIGRRVPEQVINRFWKEGVIPTLNQSDEPQVISEINDIGLGNRVAVSIRQNKEVLGYIWVLEVGRSLSDQDLADLTFFAGKAKSLLLQLKKQRSRKEKNHQELLWQILTGDLRDHQPIADQLSRIGINTNRALGIIVFTFPELDRELYKKLIYAAKTIQKMDILIQTLDDNRLVFLVSPFSQENEMEETKEFIYTFKRQINERFGISDLDSGSGYMYENYTFIKRSYEEAVKVASLKKTFYKELSHVNLYHELGIFRYIDLLKKYDEVQDMPPNPAIQRLSAYDQENRTNLLESLEAILEKDGNMNAAAKSLHCHVNTLNYRLKRIQELTSIQLKDPVQKLGLYLDIKLSNQR; from the coding sequence ATGAACGATAAACGCCAGCAAATCTTCCATGAACCATTTGATACCCTTGAAGAATTTGTTGATGCCATCAGTGAGCATCTGGAATGTCCGGTAACGATCGAGGACGCTAATCACCACCTGCTTGCCTACAGCTCACATGACGATCAGACGGATTCCGCGAGAGTTCGAACCATCATCGGGCGTCGTGTGCCTGAGCAGGTGATTAATCGTTTTTGGAAGGAAGGAGTCATCCCGACTCTTAACCAAAGCGATGAACCCCAGGTTATTTCTGAAATCAATGATATTGGTCTTGGAAACCGTGTGGCGGTCTCCATTCGCCAGAACAAGGAAGTTCTCGGTTATATATGGGTACTTGAAGTAGGCCGAAGCCTTAGTGATCAAGACCTGGCTGACTTAACATTTTTCGCCGGCAAAGCGAAAAGCCTTCTTCTCCAGCTTAAGAAACAAAGATCCAGGAAGGAAAAGAATCATCAGGAACTGCTGTGGCAGATTCTCACGGGAGATCTTCGCGACCACCAGCCGATCGCCGACCAGCTGTCCAGAATAGGCATAAATACAAATAGGGCGTTAGGAATTATCGTCTTTACATTCCCTGAGCTCGATCGTGAACTTTATAAGAAATTAATTTATGCCGCAAAAACGATTCAAAAAATGGATATCTTAATTCAGACACTCGATGACAACCGGCTCGTTTTCCTTGTTTCGCCATTCTCTCAGGAGAATGAGATGGAGGAAACAAAAGAGTTTATCTATACATTCAAACGGCAGATAAATGAACGTTTCGGGATTTCCGATCTGGATTCTGGAAGCGGATATATGTACGAAAACTATACGTTCATTAAGAGAAGCTATGAGGAGGCCGTTAAGGTTGCCTCTCTAAAGAAGACATTCTATAAAGAACTTTCTCATGTGAACCTCTACCATGAACTGGGGATTTTCCGTTATATTGACCTTTTGAAAAAATACGACGAAGTACAGGACATGCCTCCAAACCCAGCGATTCAAAGGCTATCCGCTTACGATCAGGAAAACCGGACGAATTTGCTGGAATCTCTTGAGGCGATCTTAGAGAAGGATGGCAATATGAATGCGGCCGCTAAGTCTCTTCACTGCCACGTCAATACACTCAATTACCGTCTAAAAAGAATCCAGGAGCTGACATCCATCCAGCTTAAGGACCCTGTTCAAAAGCTTGGACTATATTTGGACATCAAACTATCGAACCAAAGGTAA
- a CDS encoding sodium:alanine symporter family protein produces the protein MDILDILGKINNVLWGPPSLILLFGTGLFLTIVLKGLQFKRLLYAFKIGFGKEDDKDASAEGDVSHFKALMTALAATIGNGNIAGVATAITLGGPGAIFWMWIVGLLGMATKYGEALLAVKYRVKNANGEYSSGPMYYIERGLGRKFKWLAIAFALFGAFAALGIGNSVQSNTIADVTSTSFGMSNWMTGLILIVLVSFIVFGGIQRISAVASFFVPIMAFLYIGGALLILILNYDMIIPAFELIFHYAFNPVAAASGFLGIVVAEAIRNGVARGIFSNEAGLGTAALIAGNARADHPVKQALVAMTGTFIVTIVVCTMTGLTLIITGFWDPSGGDISGVAHDASLEGGALTGAAFGSALGIIGEYIVSLSVIFFGFSTIVGWYVYGEKCFEYIAGPKGIAGYRFVYIAACGVGTIANLATVWAFADMANALMMIPNLIALLLLWKVIVSETNDYFYNFYKNANAASERKAS, from the coding sequence ATGGACATCTTAGATATACTAGGGAAGATTAATAATGTACTATGGGGTCCGCCAAGCTTGATTTTATTATTTGGGACGGGCTTATTTTTAACCATTGTCTTAAAAGGGCTGCAGTTTAAACGGCTGCTTTATGCGTTTAAGATTGGGTTTGGTAAAGAAGATGATAAAGATGCCTCGGCTGAAGGAGATGTCAGTCACTTTAAGGCACTAATGACGGCTCTTGCGGCAACCATTGGAAACGGGAACATCGCGGGGGTAGCTACAGCGATCACACTTGGCGGTCCTGGAGCTATCTTCTGGATGTGGATTGTCGGTTTGCTCGGTATGGCTACAAAGTACGGGGAAGCGTTACTTGCTGTTAAATACCGTGTAAAAAATGCGAATGGTGAATATTCAAGTGGTCCGATGTATTATATCGAGCGAGGGCTCGGCCGGAAGTTTAAATGGTTAGCGATCGCTTTTGCCTTATTTGGAGCCTTTGCCGCTTTAGGTATCGGAAACAGTGTGCAATCCAATACCATTGCTGATGTAACAAGCACAAGCTTTGGGATGTCCAATTGGATGACTGGGTTAATCTTAATTGTTCTTGTCAGCTTCATTGTTTTTGGCGGGATTCAAAGAATTAGTGCGGTGGCCAGCTTCTTTGTGCCGATTATGGCGTTTCTTTATATTGGCGGTGCTCTTTTAATACTTATCTTAAACTATGACATGATTATTCCAGCCTTTGAATTAATCTTTCATTATGCGTTTAATCCTGTGGCAGCGGCCAGCGGTTTCCTTGGGATTGTCGTAGCGGAGGCGATTCGAAATGGTGTTGCCCGCGGGATTTTCTCAAACGAAGCCGGTCTTGGTACCGCGGCATTAATCGCAGGGAATGCGAGAGCCGACCACCCTGTTAAGCAGGCACTTGTAGCTATGACGGGTACGTTTATCGTAACGATTGTTGTATGTACGATGACAGGGTTAACACTTATTATTACGGGCTTCTGGGATCCATCAGGCGGGGACATCTCCGGTGTAGCGCATGACGCGTCGCTTGAAGGCGGGGCGCTGACAGGTGCAGCCTTTGGCTCTGCGCTTGGTATCATTGGGGAGTATATTGTTTCCCTCTCCGTTATTTTCTTCGGTTTCTCAACGATTGTCGGCTGGTATGTATATGGAGAGAAGTGCTTCGAATATATAGCGGGTCCTAAAGGAATTGCTGGTTATCGCTTCGTGTACATAGCCGCATGTGGCGTTGGGACAATTGCGAACCTGGCAACGGTATGGGCCTTTGCTGATATGGCCAATGCGTTAATGATGATTCCAAACTTAATCGCTCTTCTTCTTCTTTGGAAAGTGATTGTTTCTGAGACGAATGATTACTTTTACAACTTCTATAAAAATGCCAATGCAGCGTCTGAGAGGAAAGCAAGCTAA
- a CDS encoding staygreen family protein: protein MTDFDPQKLSVEFREGVTPTSPIRPRRYTLTHSDYTAELFLTIGPKYAFDKLNPMRDEVLGEWAQTGRSYNYWVYIYVDGEGPFHKDTVTLRNYVFRRELPLALQAIRYGDREFFAAHPGFDTLPIIVYFISVSPQFNKKEFWGTFAKYQYSEE, encoded by the coding sequence ATGACCGACTTCGATCCGCAGAAACTGTCTGTTGAGTTCAGAGAAGGCGTGACCCCAACCTCACCTATAAGGCCGAGACGCTACACCCTGACCCATTCTGATTATACCGCAGAGCTTTTTTTAACAATTGGACCGAAATACGCCTTTGATAAACTGAACCCGATGAGAGATGAAGTGCTCGGGGAATGGGCCCAGACGGGGAGAAGCTATAATTACTGGGTCTATATTTATGTAGATGGCGAAGGCCCGTTTCATAAAGATACCGTCACCTTGCGCAATTATGTCTTCCGACGTGAACTGCCGCTGGCTTTACAAGCGATCAGGTACGGAGACCGAGAATTTTTTGCCGCCCACCCCGGGTTCGACACTTTACCGATCATCGTCTATTTTATTTCTGTCAGCCCTCAGTTTAATAAAAAAGAATTCTGGGGAACTTTTGCTAAGTACCAGTATTCTGAAGAGTAA
- a CDS encoding DUF421 domain-containing protein, with the protein MDFLQAQETLSSVEWILRAVIAFIFLVIVARVLGQRAISQLRLLDFVLALVIGNIIAHPLSDEGLGLKGSMITTLVLVSLYLCGIFMILKWRWFRRLVTNAPIPVVRNGEILFSGLKKARISLDVLLEELREEKVRDVKNVGLATWEADGKLSVFLDPKYEPVTPASFQMVTEPFDLPRTIIKEGKFLKEELKSVQKDEDWVISQLKSQFKTDLKDVLLATIDGRDQLQVFYYR; encoded by the coding sequence ATGGATTTTTTACAAGCCCAAGAGACCCTTTCTTCAGTAGAATGGATTCTTCGAGCGGTTATTGCCTTTATCTTTCTCGTTATTGTCGCACGCGTGCTAGGGCAGAGGGCGATTTCTCAATTAAGACTGCTTGATTTTGTCCTCGCCTTAGTTATCGGAAATATCATTGCCCACCCCTTATCCGATGAAGGACTGGGCCTCAAAGGATCGATGATCACCACCCTCGTGCTCGTGAGCCTTTATCTATGCGGCATTTTTATGATTTTAAAATGGCGCTGGTTCCGCAGACTGGTCACGAACGCTCCTATTCCTGTTGTCCGAAATGGTGAAATCCTTTTCTCCGGATTGAAAAAAGCGCGGATCTCTTTAGATGTGCTTTTAGAAGAACTGCGGGAAGAGAAAGTGAGAGATGTAAAAAACGTTGGGCTTGCCACCTGGGAAGCCGACGGGAAACTGTCTGTCTTTCTCGACCCTAAATACGAACCTGTAACACCCGCATCGTTCCAAATGGTAACAGAACCGTTTGATCTGCCGAGAACGATTATTAAAGAGGGAAAGTTTCTAAAAGAAGAGTTGAAATCTGTACAGAAGGATGAAGACTGGGTGATCTCGCAGCTTAAATCGCAATTTAAGACGGACTTGAAGGATGTACTGCTGGCGACGATAGATGGAAGGGATCAGCTGCAGGTGTTCTATTATCGATAG
- a CDS encoding PD-(D/E)XK nuclease family protein has product MNIFEALNVFYREDTISDFLMNCFKSSNEFLKRFLNEAKIPIKENASFHIDVRVGLGKNIGTPDLVIRVITKDKVEFIIIENKMAASEGNEQTNRYESCGARSEIAKKYKVSKEECKFHFIFLALDTTVQPKNSTFKFLTYRIFLQGNWLLHNETLKQLFKDFQTKLHHFYVPLNHPCESLNSIELDRNQRKIGWQTILFEAFKFNKELILDWGVTGGAGRSNFLFLISKQHWKSNKPYQETGLAQTFYVHVDTYVNLLNQHSNIKEIGVRFETSPYAPHRKISKLAEYDKFIENKNEFGQRLYEKARKQGLSVKRKNSKLLVMSLPIEALTIRETVQDIKRKFVSIEHCIDEVLGEMKKERLII; this is encoded by the coding sequence GTGAATATTTTTGAGGCATTAAATGTCTTTTATAGAGAGGACACGATTTCAGATTTTCTAATGAACTGTTTTAAGAGCTCTAATGAGTTTTTAAAAAGGTTTTTAAATGAAGCGAAGATCCCAATAAAAGAGAACGCCTCTTTTCATATAGATGTACGTGTGGGACTAGGAAAAAATATTGGCACTCCTGACCTTGTCATTCGTGTGATAACAAAAGATAAGGTGGAATTCATTATAATAGAAAATAAAATGGCTGCTTCAGAAGGTAATGAACAAACCAATAGGTATGAGTCGTGTGGGGCAAGAAGTGAGATTGCTAAAAAATATAAGGTCTCCAAAGAGGAGTGTAAATTTCATTTTATCTTCTTAGCTTTAGATACAACGGTTCAACCGAAAAACTCTACCTTTAAGTTTTTAACATATCGGATATTTTTACAAGGCAATTGGCTTTTACATAATGAGACGCTTAAGCAGCTGTTTAAAGATTTTCAAACTAAACTCCATCATTTCTATGTGCCTCTGAATCATCCATGTGAAAGCCTGAATTCGATTGAATTGGATAGAAACCAGCGTAAAATAGGCTGGCAAACTATATTATTTGAAGCGTTCAAGTTTAACAAAGAGCTTATTTTAGACTGGGGAGTAACAGGAGGAGCTGGACGAAGTAACTTTTTATTTCTCATTTCGAAGCAGCATTGGAAAAGTAACAAGCCATACCAAGAAACTGGACTCGCCCAAACGTTTTATGTTCATGTAGATACTTATGTCAATTTGTTGAATCAGCATAGTAATATAAAAGAGATAGGCGTCCGGTTTGAAACCTCTCCATATGCCCCTCATCGGAAAATTAGCAAGCTGGCTGAGTACGATAAGTTTATAGAAAATAAAAATGAATTTGGCCAAAGGTTATATGAGAAAGCCAGAAAGCAAGGTCTTTCCGTAAAGCGTAAAAACTCTAAATTACTAGTTATGTCTCTTCCAATAGAAGCCTTAACGATTCGGGAAACTGTACAAGATATCAAAAGAAAATTTGTATCGATCGAACATTGTATAGATGAGGTCCTTGGTGAAATGAAGAAAGAGAGATTGATAATTTAA